The Akkermansia muciniphila genome contains a region encoding:
- a CDS encoding acyl-CoA thioesterase, with translation MESTYQHAQLPEDRIPALRVEPMPADTNQSGEVFGGWVMSQVDLAGANTAMRYALSRYIVTRAVSSLTFEAPVLVGDVVSFYTEIIKVGRTSVTVKVEVYAERLTKLCNNIAKITEAELVYVALGADKKPITLEESRAQFAQCCSIDTGESVSCS, from the coding sequence ATGGAAAGTACCTATCAACATGCCCAGCTTCCGGAAGACCGCATTCCCGCCTTGCGCGTGGAGCCCATGCCCGCGGATACCAATCAGAGCGGGGAAGTGTTCGGCGGCTGGGTGATGAGCCAGGTGGACCTTGCGGGCGCCAATACGGCCATGCGTTATGCCCTGAGCCGCTATATTGTGACGCGTGCGGTCAGCAGCCTGACGTTTGAAGCTCCCGTGCTGGTGGGGGATGTAGTTTCCTTTTATACGGAGATTATCAAGGTGGGGCGCACTTCCGTCACGGTGAAGGTGGAGGTGTACGCGGAACGCCTGACGAAGCTCTGCAACAACATCGCCAAGATTACGGAAGCGGAGCTGGTTTACGTGGCCCTGGGGGCGGATAAGAAGCCGATCACCCTGGAAGAGTCCCGCGCCCAGTTTGCGCAGTGCTGCTCCATTGATACGGGAGAGAGCGTTTCCTGTTCCTGA
- the gpmA gene encoding 2,3-diphosphoglycerate-dependent phosphoglycerate mutase gives MKTIVLLRHGESTWNRENRFTGWTDVDLTERGVEEAYHAGDLLKDKGLAFDQAYTSYLKRAVKTLNCVLDRLDQDWLPVAKSWRLNEKHYGMLQGLNKSETAKKYGDEQVLVWRRSYDVAPPPLAEDDPANPRWDPRYKGVPAGELPRTESLKEAIDRMMPYWEGTILPSLRTLDNILIVAHGNTLRGMIKYLKHIPNEQLLSLNLPTAIPCVFEFDDSMNLKKDYFLGDPDEIRKRMEAVASQGQAAKKP, from the coding sequence ATGAAAACGATTGTTCTTCTGCGCCATGGAGAAAGCACGTGGAACCGTGAAAACAGATTTACCGGATGGACGGATGTGGACCTGACGGAACGGGGGGTGGAGGAAGCGTACCACGCGGGCGACCTGTTAAAAGACAAGGGGCTGGCCTTTGACCAGGCCTATACCTCCTATCTCAAGCGTGCCGTAAAGACGCTCAACTGCGTGCTGGACCGCCTGGACCAGGACTGGCTTCCCGTCGCCAAAAGCTGGCGGCTGAATGAAAAGCATTACGGCATGCTGCAGGGATTGAACAAAAGTGAAACAGCCAAAAAATACGGAGACGAGCAGGTGCTGGTCTGGCGGCGCAGCTATGACGTGGCACCGCCGCCCCTGGCGGAGGATGATCCCGCCAACCCCAGATGGGACCCCCGCTATAAAGGCGTGCCCGCCGGAGAGCTTCCGCGGACGGAATCCCTGAAGGAAGCCATTGACCGCATGATGCCCTACTGGGAGGGAACCATCCTGCCCTCCCTCCGGACGCTGGACAACATCCTGATCGTAGCCCACGGCAACACCCTGCGCGGCATGATCAAGTACCTGAAACACATTCCCAATGAACAGCTTCTTTCCCTGAACCTGCCCACCGCCATTCCCTGCGTGTTCGAATTTGACGATTCCATGAACCTCAAGAAAGACTATTTCCTGGGGGATCCGGATGAAATACGCAAACGCATGGAAGCCGTCGCCAGCCAGGGGCAGGCAGCTAAAAAACCATAA
- a CDS encoding SDR family oxidoreductase codes for MSTKDIRKMQDPRHEFHREGYEKQQQEAPGLQSEMKPVPDAGEESYQGTGKLRGRKALVTGGDSGIGRAAAIAYAREGADVALNYLPEEQSDAEEVAELIRKEGRKAVLLPGDLSDESFCKQLIRDALEKLGGLDILALVAGKQVAVEDIQDITTEQLTKTFEVNVFSLFWIAKAVLPHLKPGASIITCSSIQAYQPGKNLIDYASTKAAIIAFSRALAKQVASKGIRVNVVAPGPVWTPLQVTGGQLQEDLPEFGQKTPLKRAGQPVELSGLYVFLASQESSFITAEVFGVTGGMHLS; via the coding sequence ATGAGCACAAAAGATATTCGCAAGATGCAGGACCCCCGCCATGAATTCCACCGGGAAGGGTATGAAAAACAGCAGCAGGAAGCCCCCGGCCTGCAATCCGAAATGAAGCCCGTGCCGGACGCCGGGGAAGAAAGCTATCAGGGTACCGGCAAGCTCCGCGGCCGGAAAGCCCTGGTCACGGGCGGGGATTCGGGCATAGGCCGCGCGGCCGCCATTGCCTATGCCCGTGAAGGAGCGGATGTGGCCCTGAATTATCTTCCGGAAGAACAAAGCGACGCGGAGGAAGTGGCGGAACTGATCAGGAAGGAAGGGAGAAAGGCCGTTCTGCTGCCCGGAGACCTCAGCGATGAATCCTTCTGCAAGCAGCTCATCAGGGACGCGCTGGAAAAACTGGGCGGCCTGGACATCCTGGCGCTGGTGGCCGGCAAGCAGGTGGCCGTGGAAGACATTCAGGACATTACCACGGAGCAGTTGACCAAGACATTTGAAGTGAACGTCTTCTCCCTGTTCTGGATTGCCAAGGCCGTCCTCCCCCACCTCAAGCCCGGGGCGAGCATCATCACCTGTTCCTCCATCCAGGCCTATCAGCCGGGCAAAAACCTGATTGACTATGCCTCCACGAAAGCAGCCATCATCGCCTTCAGCCGCGCCCTGGCCAAGCAGGTGGCCTCCAAGGGAATCCGGGTCAATGTGGTGGCGCCGGGCCCGGTCTGGACGCCCCTGCAGGTGACGGGAGGCCAGCTTCAGGAAGACCTGCCGGAATTCGGCCAAAAAACGCCCCTCAAGCGCGCCGGACAGCCTGTGGAACTATCCGGACTGTACGTCTTCCTGGCGTCCCAGGAATCCAGCTTCATCACTGCGGAAGTCTTCGGCGTCACGGGAGGAATGCACCTGTCCTGA
- a CDS encoding nitroreductase family protein, translated as MNISHALCSSLAVLSGSLLSGTALSDDIMLPAPDKKGGKPLMQVLNERHSTRSFTDKPIPVEVLSSLLWAAQGVTRDDPDYRTAPSSRNSNEIEIYVVLPEGAYLYKPETHKLHQVVQGDIRAATGTQDFVGTAPLNLVYVVDQSKQPGDFDAKRKQVTAAADVGFIGENVYLFCTSAGLGTVFRAMLDAEYLQRRLRLPVFKKVLYAQSVGYPSNS; from the coding sequence ATGAATATTTCTCATGCCCTCTGTTCCTCTCTTGCCGTTCTCTCCGGAAGCCTCCTCTCCGGAACAGCCCTCAGCGATGACATCATGCTGCCCGCGCCGGACAAAAAGGGCGGCAAGCCCCTCATGCAGGTTCTGAATGAACGGCATTCCACCCGGTCCTTTACAGACAAGCCCATTCCGGTGGAAGTCCTGTCTTCCCTGCTCTGGGCGGCGCAAGGCGTCACCCGGGATGACCCGGACTACCGCACGGCGCCGTCCTCACGGAATTCCAATGAAATAGAAATCTACGTAGTTCTTCCGGAAGGAGCCTATCTTTACAAGCCGGAAACCCACAAATTGCATCAAGTCGTCCAGGGTGACATAAGGGCCGCAACGGGAACACAGGACTTTGTGGGCACTGCGCCCCTGAACCTCGTCTATGTGGTGGACCAGTCCAAACAGCCCGGAGACTTTGACGCGAAAAGAAAACAGGTCACCGCCGCCGCGGATGTGGGATTCATTGGCGAAAACGTCTACCTCTTCTGCACCTCGGCGGGGCTGGGCACCGTTTTCCGGGCCATGCTGGATGCCGAATACCTTCAGCGCCGTCTCCGGCTCCCCGTCTTCAAAAAAGTCCTGTACGCCCAGAGCGTCGGCTATCCTTCCAATTCCTGA
- a CDS encoding 2-hydroxyacid dehydrogenase, translating into MTDPFCRIAFFDAKPYDRDSFNPTNERDFHYDIRYFKGHLTPDSVPLTRGMDVACIFVNDTADREVIRSLKENGVRLLALRCAGFNNVDLKAAEDEDLPVVRVPWYSPYAVAEHAVALMLALNRKIHRAYWRTRDGNFSLHGLMGFDMNGKTAGIIGTGKIARILIRILKGFGMNILAYDPHPDQCFAEEAGITYTTLDDLYARSDIISLHCPLTPETEYLINADSIRKMKDGVMIINTGRGKLINTEMLIDGLKSKKVGSAGLDVYEEEGEYFYEDKSDRIIDDDTLARLLSFNNVILTSHQGFFTKEALHNIAEVTLHNIRDFLEGKPLVNRVSLHQ; encoded by the coding sequence ATGACCGACCCATTCTGCCGCATTGCGTTTTTTGACGCCAAACCCTACGACCGGGACTCCTTCAACCCGACCAACGAGCGCGATTTCCATTACGACATCCGCTACTTCAAGGGGCACCTCACTCCGGACAGCGTTCCGCTGACGCGCGGCATGGACGTGGCGTGCATTTTCGTCAACGATACGGCGGACAGGGAAGTAATCCGGAGCCTGAAGGAAAACGGCGTGAGGCTGCTGGCCCTGCGCTGCGCCGGATTCAACAACGTGGACCTGAAAGCGGCGGAAGATGAGGATTTGCCCGTCGTGCGGGTTCCCTGGTACTCCCCTTACGCGGTGGCGGAACATGCCGTAGCGCTGATGCTGGCCCTGAACCGCAAGATACACCGCGCCTACTGGCGCACCAGGGACGGCAATTTCTCCCTGCACGGCCTGATGGGCTTTGACATGAACGGGAAAACGGCCGGAATCATCGGCACGGGTAAAATCGCCAGAATCCTCATCCGCATCCTCAAGGGCTTCGGCATGAACATCCTGGCTTATGATCCGCACCCTGACCAGTGCTTTGCGGAAGAAGCCGGTATCACGTACACCACGCTGGACGACCTTTACGCGCGGTCCGACATCATCTCCCTGCACTGCCCCCTCACCCCGGAAACGGAATACCTGATCAACGCGGACTCCATCCGCAAAATGAAGGACGGCGTCATGATCATCAACACGGGGCGCGGCAAGCTGATCAACACGGAGATGCTGATTGACGGCCTGAAATCAAAGAAAGTGGGCTCCGCCGGCCTGGACGTGTACGAAGAGGAAGGGGAATATTTTTATGAAGACAAATCAGACAGAATCATTGATGATGATACCCTGGCGCGGCTGCTCTCCTTCAACAACGTCATCCTGACCTCCCACCAGGGCTTCTTCACGAAGGAGGCCCTGCACAATATTGCGGAAGTCACCCTGCACAACATCCGGGATTTTCTGGAAGGCAAACCCTTGGTGAACCGGGTCAGCCTCCACCAGTAA
- a CDS encoding acyltransferase gives MSAPVPLSPSVLAPKPHYAALDGLRGVAAVMVVLFHMFEGSTRDFQFHTDQIINHGYLAVDFFFMLSGFVIGYAYDNRWGKMSLWNFCKRRLVRLQPMVVMGMLLGGILFYFQGSEIFPNLAETPVWKMLLVMTVGFTLLPVPVSLDIRGWTEMHPLNGPAWSLFFEYIANILYAVLIRKFTSRWLAVLVFLAGCALIHQCYTQGNNIGGWTLDVEQCRVGLTRLMFPFFGGLLLFRLCKPGRIRHGFWWCSLLLAAALAMPHVGGAENFHLNGLYDAFCIIIIFPLVVFMGASDIPGDISSRASRFLGNISYPLYITHYPIVYIYLAWVHDAEVPFSRALPVAVGVLFLCIAVAYGCLKLYDEPVRAWLSRRVLGRRAPEPPKA, from the coding sequence ATGAGCGCTCCGGTTCCCCTCTCTCCATCTGTCCTGGCTCCCAAACCGCATTATGCCGCCCTGGACGGCCTGCGCGGCGTGGCGGCCGTCATGGTGGTCCTGTTCCACATGTTTGAAGGGAGCACAAGGGACTTCCAATTCCATACGGACCAGATCATCAACCACGGCTACCTGGCTGTGGACTTTTTCTTCATGCTCTCCGGATTCGTCATCGGATACGCCTATGACAACCGCTGGGGAAAAATGAGCCTATGGAACTTCTGCAAGCGAAGGCTGGTGCGCCTGCAGCCCATGGTGGTCATGGGCATGCTCCTGGGAGGCATCCTCTTCTACTTCCAGGGCTCCGAGATTTTCCCTAACCTGGCGGAAACCCCCGTGTGGAAAATGCTGCTGGTCATGACCGTGGGGTTCACCCTGCTGCCCGTGCCCGTCTCCCTGGACATCCGGGGGTGGACGGAAATGCACCCCCTGAACGGTCCTGCCTGGTCCCTCTTCTTCGAATACATCGCCAACATCCTTTACGCCGTGCTCATCAGGAAATTCACCAGCAGATGGCTGGCGGTCCTGGTATTCCTGGCGGGATGCGCCCTCATCCACCAATGCTACACGCAGGGCAACAACATCGGCGGCTGGACGCTGGACGTGGAACAATGCCGCGTGGGCCTCACGCGGCTCATGTTCCCCTTCTTCGGCGGGCTGCTCCTGTTCCGGCTGTGCAAGCCGGGACGGATCAGGCACGGCTTCTGGTGGTGCAGCCTGCTTCTGGCGGCGGCCCTGGCCATGCCGCATGTGGGCGGCGCGGAAAATTTCCATCTGAACGGCCTGTATGACGCCTTCTGCATCATCATCATCTTCCCGTTGGTGGTCTTCATGGGGGCCAGCGACATCCCCGGAGACATCTCCTCCCGGGCCAGCCGCTTCCTGGGAAACATCTCCTACCCCCTTTACATCACCCACTATCCCATTGTCTACATCTACCTGGCATGGGTGCACGACGCGGAAGTCCCCTTTTCCCGGGCTCTCCCCGTGGCGGTGGGCGTCCTTTTCCTCTGCATTGCCGTGGCCTACGGGTGCCTGAAGCTCTATGACGAACCCGTGCGCGCGTGGCTCTCCAGACGCGTGCTCGGCCGCCGCGCTCCGGAACCTCCCAAGGCGTAA
- a CDS encoding DHA2 family efflux MFS transporter permease subunit: MEKLQTSSKALRYLPFLVASAFFMQMLDATILNTAIPTIARSFHSHPLQLHSLVTAYMLTVCVLIPASGWISDKLGSRRTFLFAISVFSAGSLLCALSTSVPMMTACRVIQGIGGAFLMPVGRLVVLRSYPRSMFVNVLNIVTIPALLGPLLGPVLGGIIVQYASWHWIFLINIPVGIAGLWATWKIMPDLKAVREQGFDWPGFLLFSSSAVLVTMGLSTTGGTEDRERMILLMSAGGVLQLLYWALAFRLKAPLFSPALFRIRNFAIGIAGNIVCRLGGSCLPYLIPLFFQVVLGYSALQSGMSLIPLALSNLLAKTVAPRLLGKFGYRNIMVVNTFTIGALLAAFYFVGPGTSELTLLGMLALLGGANSIQFTCMNTLTLIDLPNSDASSGNSLLSTIMQLSIAVSIAAASLLLDSFGGHSATSGTAVEAAFHATFVTIGITAAASSFIFALVDKDKGITRKRKKAA; encoded by the coding sequence ATGGAAAAATTGCAGACATCCTCAAAAGCGCTGCGCTACCTGCCCTTTCTGGTGGCATCCGCATTCTTCATGCAGATGCTGGACGCCACTATCCTGAACACGGCCATTCCCACCATCGCCCGGAGCTTCCACAGCCACCCGCTCCAGCTCCATTCCCTGGTAACGGCGTACATGCTCACCGTCTGCGTCCTGATCCCGGCCTCCGGGTGGATTTCCGACAAGCTGGGCTCCCGCCGCACCTTCCTCTTCGCCATCTCCGTCTTCTCCGCGGGGTCCCTGCTCTGCGCCCTCTCCACCTCCGTCCCCATGATGACCGCCTGCCGCGTCATCCAGGGAATCGGGGGCGCCTTCCTGATGCCTGTGGGGCGGCTCGTGGTTCTTCGCTCCTACCCGCGCTCCATGTTCGTGAACGTCCTGAACATCGTGACCATTCCGGCGCTGCTGGGGCCGCTCCTGGGTCCGGTGCTGGGCGGCATCATCGTCCAGTACGCCTCCTGGCACTGGATCTTCCTGATCAACATTCCGGTGGGCATCGCGGGCCTGTGGGCCACCTGGAAAATCATGCCGGACCTGAAAGCCGTCCGGGAACAGGGATTTGACTGGCCCGGGTTCCTCCTCTTCTCCTCCTCCGCCGTGCTGGTCACCATGGGCCTCTCCACCACAGGAGGCACGGAAGACAGGGAACGCATGATCCTGCTCATGTCTGCCGGAGGCGTGCTTCAGCTCCTGTACTGGGCGCTGGCGTTCCGGTTAAAGGCGCCCCTCTTCAGCCCCGCCCTGTTCCGCATCAGGAACTTCGCCATCGGCATCGCGGGCAACATCGTCTGCCGGTTGGGCGGAAGCTGCCTGCCTTACCTGATTCCGCTCTTCTTCCAGGTGGTGCTGGGCTACTCAGCCCTTCAATCCGGCATGTCCCTGATCCCCCTGGCGCTGAGCAACCTGCTGGCAAAAACGGTCGCGCCGCGGCTGCTCGGCAAATTCGGCTACCGGAACATCATGGTGGTCAACACTTTTACCATCGGAGCCCTGCTGGCGGCGTTCTACTTCGTCGGCCCCGGCACCAGTGAACTCACCCTGCTGGGTATGCTGGCTCTGCTGGGGGGAGCCAACTCCATTCAATTCACCTGCATGAACACCCTGACGCTGATCGACCTCCCCAACTCGGACGCCAGCAGCGGCAACTCCCTGCTCTCCACCATCATGCAATTATCCATCGCCGTCAGCATCGCCGCGGCTTCCCTGCTGCTGGACAGCTTCGGCGGCCACTCGGCCACGTCCGGAACAGCGGTGGAAGCTGCCTTCCACGCCACCTTCGTCACCATTGGCATCACGGCGGCGGCCAGCTCCTTCATCTTTGCCCTGGTGGACAAGGACAAGGGCATTACCCGCAAACGGAAAAAAGCGGCCTGA
- a CDS encoding chromate transporter, protein MQALWQLFSVFLQIGAFSIGGGYAVIPMIRDQVVIHQGWITQKVFTDIITISQMTPGPLAINTSTFVGLQIAGIPGAVAATLGCIIPGVAAALLLHLFFQRHKRSVYVSGVLEGLKAASVGLIMSAGGTILMLTFCGTFDWHAITEVDIPSIILFSAALFILRKWKMNPILLMSLTGLAGYFIYGLS, encoded by the coding sequence ATGCAGGCGCTCTGGCAGCTTTTCAGCGTCTTTCTCCAGATCGGCGCGTTCAGCATCGGGGGCGGCTACGCCGTCATCCCCATGATCCGGGACCAGGTGGTGATTCACCAGGGCTGGATTACGCAGAAGGTCTTTACGGATATTATCACCATCTCCCAGATGACGCCGGGGCCGCTGGCCATCAACACCTCCACCTTCGTGGGGCTGCAAATCGCCGGCATTCCCGGAGCCGTGGCGGCCACCCTGGGATGCATCATTCCCGGCGTGGCCGCGGCGCTGCTGCTGCACCTCTTTTTCCAGAGGCACAAAAGGTCCGTTTACGTCTCCGGGGTTCTGGAAGGCTTGAAAGCAGCTTCCGTGGGACTGATCATGTCCGCCGGGGGCACCATCCTGATGCTGACCTTCTGCGGCACCTTTGACTGGCACGCCATCACGGAGGTGGATATTCCGAGCATCATCCTCTTCAGCGCGGCCCTGTTCATCCTGCGGAAATGGAAGATGAACCCCATCCTGCTGATGAGCCTGACGGGATTGGCCGGGTATTTTATTTACGGATTGTCCTGA
- a CDS encoding gamma carbonic anhydrase family protein — protein MSREPYANFWPKVADTAFVADSADLIGDVTIGEHASIWYHTTLRADINKIVIGDYSNIQDNSCIHLADDFGCYVGNYVTVGHGVILHACTVQDNCLIGMGSIILDGAVIGEGSVVGAGALITKGTVIPPNSLVLGSPAKVVKDLGPESADNNRKWAEKYVKVAARYTERVINPGF, from the coding sequence ATGTCAAGAGAACCTTACGCGAACTTCTGGCCCAAAGTGGCGGATACCGCTTTTGTGGCGGACAGCGCCGACCTGATCGGAGATGTCACCATTGGAGAACACGCCAGCATCTGGTACCATACCACACTGCGCGCGGACATCAACAAGATCGTTATTGGGGACTACTCCAATATCCAGGACAACAGCTGCATCCACCTGGCGGACGACTTCGGCTGCTACGTAGGTAATTACGTGACCGTGGGCCACGGAGTGATCCTGCATGCCTGCACCGTGCAGGATAATTGCCTGATCGGCATGGGTTCCATCATTCTGGACGGCGCGGTCATCGGTGAAGGCTCCGTGGTGGGCGCGGGTGCATTAATCACCAAGGGCACCGTCATTCCTCCCAATTCCCTGGTGCTGGGCTCCCCCGCCAAGGTGGTGAAGGACCTGGGTCCGGAATCTGCGGACAACAACCGCAAATGGGCTGAAAAATACGTGAAGGTGGCTGCCCGCTACACGGAACGCGTTATCAATCCCGGTTTTTAA
- a CDS encoding tyrosine-protein phosphatase, producing MNRKSMVLAVLAASFSLACAETMTEVPSPVEIKDAKNCYRLSAELYRSGQPGSRGFKALEKLGLKSVLNLREYHSDADEAEHTGLRLYRRKLAAGNVSREELMDCLLVISSAPKPILVHCWHGSDRTGIVCAAYRIVMQGWTPEKALEELMDERFGHHRSYYSNLAELVRTTDWKAFKEEFRKKRQAQGV from the coding sequence ATGAACCGGAAATCCATGGTGCTTGCCGTCCTGGCGGCCTCGTTTTCCCTTGCCTGTGCAGAAACCATGACGGAAGTTCCGAGCCCCGTTGAGATCAAAGACGCCAAAAACTGCTACCGCCTCAGTGCTGAACTGTACCGTTCAGGGCAGCCCGGCAGCCGCGGATTCAAGGCCCTGGAAAAGCTGGGGCTCAAATCCGTCCTGAACTTGCGGGAATACCACAGCGACGCCGATGAAGCGGAACACACCGGACTGCGCCTGTACCGCAGGAAGCTGGCGGCCGGAAACGTGTCCCGGGAGGAACTCATGGACTGCCTGCTGGTCATCAGCAGCGCACCCAAGCCCATCCTGGTACACTGCTGGCACGGCTCCGACAGAACCGGCATTGTCTGCGCCGCGTACCGCATCGTCATGCAGGGCTGGACGCCGGAAAAAGCCCTTGAGGAACTGATGGACGAGCGCTTCGGGCACCACCGATCCTACTACTCCAATCTCGCGGAGCTGGTCAGGACCACGGACTGGAAGGCATTCAAAGAGGAATTCCGGAAAAAACGGCAGGCTCAGGGCGTCTGA
- a CDS encoding beta-galactosidase: MMKQYGFRCAAALMAAGVGALAWAGPEAVQNVQKPAPSGGAPAVFKFGGEGNQEFMLNGKPFQIRGAEMHPQRIPREYWRHRIRTARAMGLNTIAFYVFWNDHEQPDGSFDFKTGNRDLGEFLKICQEEGMWVLFRPGPYVCGEWDMGGLPHYLLKDPKAKLRTTEDSKFMKAQTRYLEAVARVAEPFLVKNGGPILMTQLENEYGSYQRKDRKYMEWLKAFWTKKGFGPFYTSDGAGEHYLKGVVLPGVAVGLDPGLNDGHWNVANKCNPGVPVFSSETYPGWLRHWGEGNWAPTPEIVNHVRWFMDKGRSFSLFVFHGGTNFGFTAGANNGGPGQYQPDVTSYDYGSPVDEQGRMNEYYTRMREIILEKLPAGAAVPEPPADIPAMEIPEFTPVVHAGLWENLPRPFRSKFPQPPYFEQWNQNQGMAVYSTTVPAGPAEKLELSNVNDYAQVYLNGELAGTLDRRLGQKSLELPERKKPATLEILVEAMGHINFHISMESDRKGLHGDVKLGKRELKNWTVRALPLKAASIVRAPRGKGPSAKREGAHFRAVVNIDEPQDTFLDMSRYAKGYVWVNGINVGRYWNVGPQLRLYVPAPFLKKGENVIDILDLHEKEPKPIRGMKERNKEPGKIDTKNLDNQW; this comes from the coding sequence ATGATGAAGCAATATGGGTTCAGGTGTGCCGCCGCCCTGATGGCCGCCGGAGTGGGAGCGCTCGCCTGGGCCGGGCCCGAGGCCGTCCAGAATGTGCAGAAGCCCGCTCCTTCCGGGGGTGCTCCCGCCGTGTTCAAGTTCGGCGGGGAAGGGAATCAGGAGTTCATGCTGAACGGTAAGCCGTTCCAGATCCGCGGCGCGGAGATGCACCCCCAGCGCATTCCCAGGGAATACTGGAGGCACCGCATCCGGACTGCGCGGGCCATGGGCCTGAACACCATTGCGTTTTACGTGTTCTGGAATGACCATGAGCAGCCGGACGGCAGCTTTGATTTCAAGACGGGCAACCGTGACCTGGGGGAGTTTCTCAAGATTTGCCAGGAGGAAGGCATGTGGGTTCTGTTCCGCCCGGGCCCCTATGTGTGCGGGGAGTGGGATATGGGAGGCCTGCCCCATTATCTGCTGAAGGATCCCAAAGCCAAGTTGAGAACCACGGAAGACTCCAAATTCATGAAGGCGCAGACGCGGTACCTGGAGGCGGTGGCGCGTGTGGCGGAGCCGTTTTTAGTGAAGAACGGCGGTCCCATCCTGATGACCCAGCTTGAAAACGAATACGGCAGCTACCAGCGGAAGGACCGCAAGTACATGGAATGGCTGAAGGCGTTCTGGACCAAAAAGGGGTTCGGCCCCTTTTACACGTCCGACGGCGCGGGAGAACATTACCTGAAGGGCGTTGTGCTGCCCGGCGTGGCCGTGGGGCTGGACCCGGGCCTGAACGACGGCCACTGGAACGTGGCCAACAAGTGCAATCCGGGCGTTCCCGTCTTTTCCTCGGAAACGTATCCGGGCTGGCTGCGGCACTGGGGGGAAGGGAACTGGGCGCCCACTCCGGAAATCGTCAACCACGTTCGCTGGTTTATGGACAAGGGGCGCTCCTTCAGTCTGTTCGTGTTTCACGGAGGCACCAACTTCGGCTTCACGGCAGGGGCCAACAACGGTGGGCCGGGACAATACCAGCCGGATGTTACAAGTTACGATTACGGCTCCCCCGTGGATGAGCAGGGCCGGATGAATGAGTATTACACCCGGATGAGGGAAATTATTCTGGAAAAACTGCCCGCGGGCGCCGCCGTGCCTGAACCTCCCGCGGATATTCCGGCCATGGAGATTCCGGAGTTCACGCCCGTGGTGCATGCCGGGCTCTGGGAGAACCTGCCCCGGCCTTTCCGGTCCAAGTTCCCGCAGCCTCCCTATTTTGAGCAGTGGAACCAGAACCAGGGAATGGCTGTTTACAGCACTACGGTTCCCGCCGGTCCGGCTGAAAAGCTGGAATTGAGCAACGTGAATGATTATGCCCAGGTATACCTGAACGGGGAACTGGCAGGCACGCTGGACCGCCGCCTGGGGCAGAAGAGCCTGGAACTGCCGGAACGCAAGAAACCCGCAACGCTGGAAATCCTGGTGGAGGCCATGGGCCATATCAATTTCCACATCAGCATGGAGAGCGACCGCAAGGGGCTGCACGGAGACGTGAAGCTGGGGAAGCGTGAGCTGAAGAACTGGACGGTGAGGGCGCTTCCCCTGAAAGCCGCTTCCATTGTCCGGGCCCCCAGGGGAAAAGGCCCTTCCGCAAAACGGGAAGGCGCGCATTTCCGGGCCGTGGTGAATATTGATGAGCCGCAGGATACGTTCCTGGATATGTCCCGCTATGCCAAGGGGTATGTTTGGGTGAACGGCATTAACGTGGGGCGGTACTGGAACGTAGGGCCCCAGTTAAGGCTGTATGTTCCGGCGCCCTTCCTGAAAAAGGGAGAGAACGTGATTGATATTCTGGACCTTCATGAGAAGGAGCCCAAGCCCATCCGCGGCATGAAGGAGCGCAACAAGGAGCCTGGAAAGATAGATACCAAAAATCTGGACAACCAGTGGTAA
- a CDS encoding chromate transporter — MTGEKVKRCLWLFWINLFIGAFTFGGGYIVVPMISKYFVRKKRLFSKEELLSMAAIAQSAPGAIAVNLSALAGHRTAGMAGVVSSCLGAVIPPLIILSIVSVWYDAFSSNTAVEAVLRGMQAGVAALIVDIVADMWQMILRRKSALLNALVPGAFLASFIFRLNIAAILAVCCVLSLWHVRRTLGRRAG; from the coding sequence ATGACAGGAGAAAAAGTCAAAAGATGCCTCTGGTTATTCTGGATTAACCTGTTCATCGGAGCTTTCACCTTTGGGGGCGGCTACATTGTCGTTCCCATGATCAGCAAGTACTTTGTCCGGAAAAAACGGTTGTTTTCCAAGGAGGAGCTTCTGTCCATGGCCGCTATCGCGCAATCTGCGCCCGGGGCCATTGCCGTCAACCTCTCTGCGCTGGCGGGGCACCGGACCGCAGGCATGGCCGGCGTAGTATCCAGCTGCCTGGGAGCCGTCATTCCGCCGCTGATCATCCTCTCCATCGTATCCGTCTGGTATGACGCCTTCAGCTCCAATACCGCCGTGGAAGCGGTGCTGCGCGGCATGCAGGCGGGCGTGGCGGCGCTCATTGTGGACATTGTGGCGGACATGTGGCAGATGATTCTCCGCAGAAAATCCGCCCTGCTGAATGCCCTGGTGCCGGGCGCGTTCCTGGCCAGCTTCATCTTCCGCCTCAACATCGCCGCCATTCTGGCCGTGTGCTGCGTCCTGAGCCTCTGGCACGTCCGGAGAACGCTGGGAAGGAGGGCCGGATGA